From one Psilocybe cubensis strain MGC-MH-2018 chromosome 13, whole genome shotgun sequence genomic stretch:
- a CDS encoding L-lysine 2,3-aminomutase, which yields MATLDMFQHPSSATFAKTSSQRRATALPSEHHAFPDAPENGRFIGNFGDSAIKHHTEHLLGSESDLIHYPYWTNIPLWKEVTHKEFLNYQWQLSNSVQGEKKLREFLSVVLPPSIPPSRTALPHIIGINTPEAFIDSVSDAISRAPMAIRLTPHILSVIDWTNPIDDPVRRQFIPMGNELIPDHHKLKLDSLNEEHDSPVKGLVHRYPTKALFLATSVCNVYCRFCTRSYAVGANTSTVTKNSLKPTKRRWDEVFNYIEKTPKLNDIVVSGGDSFYLSPEQLYDIGNRLLAIPHIRRFRYATKGLAVCPSRILDPHDPWSAALIEISNKGKKMGKAVAMHTHFNHPNEITWVTKLAAQKLFENGVTVRNQTVLLRGVNDSVDVMKKLICDLADINILPYYVYQGDMVRGVEDLRTPLSTILELETQIRGSIGGFMMPQFIVDLPGGGGKRLASSYQKYDRTTGISQFVAPAVTGGLNKVFEYHDPVWSLPDSSE from the exons ATGGCGACTTTGGACATGTTCCAGCATCCCTCTTCAGCAACT TTCGCCAAAACCTCGTCTCAGCGTCGTGCAACTGCCTTGCCTTCCGAACATCATGCTTTCCCAGATGCTCCTGAAAATGGACGGTTTATCGGGAATTTTGGCGACTCAGCGATAAAACATCATACGGAACACCTCCTTGGCTCAGAATCAGATCTTATTCATTATCCATACTGGACCAATATACCTCTCTGGAAAGAAGTCACTCACAAAGAATTTCTTAACTACCAATGGCAG CTTTCAAACAGTGTGCAGGGAGAGAAGAAGTTGCGCGAATTCCTGTCTGTTGTTCTACCGCCCTCTATCCCTCCATCTCGAACGGCGCTACCTCATATAATAGGCATCAACACTCCAGAAGCGTTCATTGACAGCGTTTCTGACGCAATATCCAGAGCTCCAATGGCTATTCGGTTAACGCCCCACATCCTGAGTGTTATTGACTGGACCAATCCAATCGACGATCCAGTCCGTCGCCAGTTCATTCCAATGGGAAATGAACTAATTCCAGACCACCATAAACTCAAACTCGATTCTCTCAACGAAGAGCATGACTCGCCAGTCAAAGGACTCGTCCATCGATACCCGACGAAGGCTCTATTCCTCG CTACATCGGTTtgcaatgtttattgtcgcTTCTGCACCCGATCCTACGCAGTGGGAGCGAACACCAGTACTGTCACAAAAAACTCCTTGAAGCCGACCAAGCGTCGCTGGGATGAAGTTTTTAATTACatcgagaaaacaccaaaaTTGAACGACATCGTGGTCTCGGGCGGTGATTCATTTTATCTTTCTCCCGAGCAACTTTATGATATTGGGAACCGCTTGCTCGCCATACCTCATATCAGACGTTTCCGTTATGCCACCAAAGGACTTGCGGTGTGCCCATCTCGTATCCTGGACCCACATGACCCCTGGAGCGCCGCGTTGATTGAGATATCTAACAAGGGTAAAAAAATGGGTAAAGCGGTGGCCATGCACACTCATTTCAATCACCCAAACGAAATCACTTGGGTCACAAAGCTTGCTGCTCAGAAGCTCTTCGAAAACGGAGTCACTGTCAGAAACCAAACAGTTCTTCTTCGGGGGGTCAATGACAGTGTCGACGTCATGAAAAAATTAATCTGCGATTTGGCGGACATCAACATTCTGCCT TACTATGTTTACCAAGGAGACATGGTCCGAGGCGTCGAAGATTTGCGCACTCCATTATCCACCATCCTCGAGCTAGAGACGCAAATCCGGGGTAGTATTGGTGGGTTCATGATGCCCCAATTCATTGTTGATCTTCCtggaggaggggggaagCGATTAGCTTCGTCATATCAGAAATATGACCGCACTACGGGCATTTCTCAGTTTGTCGCCCCTGCCGTCACCGGAGGCTTGAATAAGGTCTTTGAATATCATGACCCAGTATGGAGTCTCCCCGATAGTAGCGAGTAG
- a CDS encoding putative GH family 25 lysozyme 4: MFRSLLLLSGLIVSSYALVHAVDSASLVPVATYQKARAEGFTKAIIRGYQEACGIGGQVDPNFVPSYNNARSAGYTDIDTYWFPCNGSGNKCKSYATQLSELAQTFKAHSMNIGTIWIDFEKDAAICNNWNYGTSGNQQQARSLLEAMKNSGFNFGIYSSPGEWGTLFGSTGFILDNTAPLWFATYNNVETLTLGTPFGGWNTAVGHQYTDVSASKLFDLSVFAH; encoded by the exons ATGTTTCGATCACTTCTATTACTTTCTGGGCTCATCGTCTCGTCCTACGCATTGGTGCACGCAGTCGACTCTGCAAGCCTCGTCCCTGTGGCCACCTATCAGAAGGCCCGTGCTGAAGGCTTCACTAAGGCAATCATCCGCGGATATCAAGAGGCTTGCGGTATCGGAGGTCAAGTAGACCCTAACTTCGTGCCATCGTACAACAACGCTCGATCAGCGGGATATACCGACATTGACACGTACTGGTTCCCGTGCAATGGCTCCGGAAACAAATGCAAATCCTATGCTACACAGCTATCCGAGCTTGCCCAAACCTTCAAAGCGCATTCAATGAACATTGGTACTATTTGGATTGATTTTGAGAAAGACGCGGCTATCTGCAACAAC TGGAACTATGGCACATCCGGAAATCAACAGCAAGCCAGATCTTTATTGGAGGCAATGAAAAACAGCGGGTTCAACTTTGGTATCTATAGCTCTCCTGGG GAATGGGGGACTCTCTTTGGATCCACAGGCTTTATTCTTGATAACACTGCCCCTCTTTGGTTTGCTACTTACAACAATGTCGAG ACTCTGACCTTGGGAACTCCATTTGGAGG ATGGAATACGGCCGTTGGACATCAATATACTGATGTATCAGCATCCAAATTGTTTGACCTCAGCGTCTTTGCACATTGA
- a CDS encoding D-alanine--D-alanine ligase codes for MPSNNSPGSPPPLKIAFTYDSRSEWLARGFSPEQCAEFDSDKTIEGIAISLRKRGRVQMVGGLKNLVTTLATSKPDWDIVFNICEGYGSPGREAQVPALLEAWDIPYTFSDSATLGLCLDKAKTKMVLDHYGVPTAPFACVPPRITWARESVSHKVVISKSPHATALQSFPLFVKPAGEGTGLGIAQANKVTDDEQLAKVVDDLTQRYPTQTILIERFLRGREFTVGIIGTGAEARAVGVREIVFLKGNPGHHINPNTVYTSTDPTLLEVDVYGYDLKRVSHPNPQYVELDLSGDPIAQRVAEVAVRAWICLGCRDGGRVDVRNDSESDDAIPNVIEVRNSRPGALKL; via the exons ATGCCGTCCAACAATTCCCCAGGTTCTCCACCCCCACTGAAAATAGCCTTCACATATGACTCTCGATCTGAATGGCTAGCACGGGGATTTTCTCCTGAGCAGTGTGCCGAGTTTGACAGCGACAAAACAATCGAAGGAATCGCTATTTCGCTGAGAAAGCGAGGTAGAGTGCAGATGGTTGGGGGATTGAAAAATCTCGTTACAACCCTCGCTACCTCCAAGCCCGATTGGGACATTGTTTTCAACATCTGTGAGGGCTACGGAAGTCCGGGTCGAGAAGCTCAGGTTCCTGCACTTCTTGAGGCATGGGACATACCGTACACCTTTTCTGACTCAGCCACGCTGGGTTTATGTTTAGACAAGGCCAAAACGAAG ATGGTACTCGATCATTACGGCGTACCTACTGCACCATTTGCATGTGTTCCGCCTAGAATTACATGGGCGCGAGAAAGCGTTTCTCACAAAGTCGTAATCAGCAAGTCTCCCCACGCCACAGCGTTGCAATCATTTCCTCTTTTCGTTAAGCCTGCTGGGGAGGGCACGGGTTTGGGAATCGCCCAAGCTAACAAAGTTACTGATGACGAACAACTCGCAAAAGTCGTCGACGACCTGACTCAGCGTTACCCAACACAAACAATCCTGATCGAACGATTCCTTAGGGGACGCGAATTTACCGTCGGCATCATCGGGACAGGCGCAGAAGCTAGAGCAGTTGGGGTCCGAGAAATAGTTTTCCTCAAAGGTAATCCAGGGCACCACATCAATCCCAACACTGTATACACCAGCACGGATCCAACCCTTCTAGAGGTGGACGTGTATGGTTACGACTTGAAGCGTGTCAGCCACCCAAACCCTCAATACGTTGAACTCGATTTATCCGGTGACCCGATAGCACAGAGAGTGGCAGAAGTCGCCGTAAGGGCCTGGATATGTCTAGGATGTCGTGATGGTGGTCGTGTAGATGTTCGCAATGACTCCGAGAGTGACGATGCAATTCCGAATGTTATTGAGGTGCGAAACTCTCGCCCCGGAGCGCTGAAGCTCTGA
- a CDS encoding Ergosteryl-beta-glucosidase → MVDNERHIEPQKESEVKKPLIHPSMNSGYKPGSVLSYAHDWSPNGTGGSIAAEGRHFLDMYGRVCSLRGVNLSGTCKTPVDHDHENFPGDHKSVTFVGKPFPLEDAQEHLSRLRRWGLTFVRFLVTWEAVEHAGPGIYDTEYLTYVRALLSMFPKYGLSAFVSMHQDVWSRYSGGSGAPAWTLETVGFDLHAIEETGSAWLHGQRGGGHVEAERGLWPCGYHKLTASTMSTCFWAGDIFAPKLLVKDKHGQEVSIQFFLQTCFLDMWEMVVRAVGDLDGVIGFQMINEPHPGYVNVDLHAFNYNTDLHLSHIPSAFQSFQLGAGYPTLVPTYTRSFPMPTKLTSYTTLNTAKVKAWRPDGPTKGRCLWEFHDVWRWNEVTNKAVVLRENYFRKHPDTGAKINWYTDMYYPFANKWSERIRKASSPSKLVFLEPLPNEFCPKSWTKENQPANMVFAPHWYDLNALFAKAFGDFTVNVQGLSRGMFPLKAFYWGHLGARENFSLQIRNIVENGYNSLGETPVLIGECGIPMDMNKKEAFETDDFIWQTRMMDAMITALENSLVGFTLWNYNPDNDDERGDDWNGENFSWFSSKRALPKSVLYYEQDAPSLDNGGRILPAVVRPYPAKTAGIPLRFRYEMNTGTFVYEWMNPEAIVSGSDDNSSPKSGSPSVFDPPRTLRRPLISRETEIFLPSMLAHSRRVIVEGIKDQADEYQYDEKRQTLFVVMSDTTPGVKHRIRVSFDPPPKPAFIVNDLWSDFGSHILSGLVVLLALTGYWLLSSI, encoded by the exons ATGGTCGACAACGAGCGTCATATAGAGCCGCAGAAGGAGAGTGAAGTGAAGAAGCCT CTTATCCATCCTTCAATGAACAGTGGTTATAAACCTGGGTCCGTACTCTCATACGCACACGACTGGTCTCCTAATGGAACTGGAGGATCGATTGCGGCCGAAGGACGTCATTTCTTGGACATGTACGGTCGTGTTTGTAGCTTGAGGGGTGTTAACTTGTCTGGGACCTGTAAAAC TCCAGTGGACCATGACCATGAAAACTTCCCCGGAGACCACAAGTCAGTGACATTCGTTGGGAAACCATTTCCACTGGAGGACGCGCAAGAACATCTCTCTCGACTGCGACGCTGGGGGTTAACTTTTG TTCGTTTCCTGGTTACATGGGAAGCCGTAGAGCACGCAGGACC AGGAATCTACGACACAGAATATCTCACTTACGTTCGGGCTTTGCTGTCCATGTTTCCAAAATACGGCCTCTCTGCCTTTGTGTCGATGCATCAAGACGTGTGGTCACGGTATTCTGGGGGCTCAGGGGCGCCGGCGTGGACTCTGGAAACAGTGGGCTTTGATCTGCATGCAATAGAGGAGACAGGTTCTGCTTGGCTGCACGGGCAGCGAGGTGGAGGACATGTTGAAGCGGAGCGTGGTCTGTGGCCCTGTGGATACCACAAGCTCACTGCTTCAACGATGTC GACGTGTTTCTGGGCAGGTGATATATTCGCTCCAAAATTGCTGGTTAAGGATAAACATGGTCAAGAAGTGTCGATCCAATTCTTCCTGCAGACATGTTTTCTTGATATGTGGGAGATGGTGGTTAGGGCAGTGGGCGACTTGGACGGTGTCATTGGCTTCCAA ATGATCAATGAACCTCATCCAGGCTACGTGAATGTCGATTTACACGCTTTCAATTATAATACTGATCTTCATCTGTCTCATATAC CATCTGCTTTTCAATCGTTCCAACTAGGCGCAGGATACCCAACACTAGTACCCACTTATACCCGTTCATTCCCTATGCCCACAAAACTCACTTCCTATACTACGCTCAACACTGCTAAAGTCAAGGCCTGGCGCCCGGATGGACCAACAAAAGGGAGATGCCTATGGGAGTTCCACGACGTGTGGCGGTGGAATGAAGTTACTAATAAGGCTGTTGTCCTACGGGAGAATTATTTCCGCAAGCATCCTGATACCGGCGCCAAG ATCAACTGGTATACCGATATGTACTACCCCTTCGCCAATAAATGGAGTGAAAGGATTAGAAAGGCGTCGTCTCCTTCGAAGCTCGTTTTTTTGGAACCTCTCCCAAATGAG TTCTGTCCCAAATCTTGGACGAAGGAAAACCAACCTGCTAATATGGTCTTCGCACCTCATTG GTACGATCTCAACGCTCTTTTTGCCAAGGCTTTTGGTGATTTCACCGTAAATGTGCAAGGCCTCTCGCGT GGCATGTTCCCTCTCAAGGCCTTCTATTGGGGACACTTGGGGGCCCGCGAGAACTTCTCCCTCCAAATTCGCAATATTGTCGAAAACGGATACAACTCTTTAGGAGAGACTCCTGTTCTGATAGGGGAATGTGGTATCCCTATGGACATGAA TAAGAAGGAAGCCTTCGAGACGGATGACTTCATCTGGCAGACCAGAATGATGGATGCTATGATCACTGCATTAGAGAATTCTCTTGTCGGCTTTAC ATTATGGAACTACAACCCTGATAATGACGACGAAAGGGGCGATGACTGGAACGGCGAAAACTTCTCGTGGTTCAGCAGCAAGCGAGCCCTCCCCAAGTCCGTACTGTATTATGAACAGGACGCCCCTTCATTAGACAATGGAGGCAGAATACTTCCTGCTGTTGTCCGACCTTACCCAGCCAAGACAGCAGGAATTCCTCTCCGCTTCCGGTACGAGATGAACACAGGAACGTTCGTCTACGAGTGGATGAACCCCGAAGCCATTGTCTCAGGCAGTGATGATAACTCGAGCCCAAAGTCTGGGTCGCCCAGCGTGTTCGATCCACCACGCACACTGCGCCGCCCCCTCATCTCTAGAGAGACTGAAATCTTCCTTCCATCGATGCTCGCACATTCAAGGAGGGTTATTGTTGAAGGTATCAAGGACCAAGCGGACGAGTATCAGTATGACGAGAAGCGGCAAACGTTGTTCGTCGTCATGTCCGATACAACACCTGGGGTCAAACATCGCATCAGAGTGTCATTTGACCCCCCACCTAAACCAGCCTTCATTGTCAATGACTTATGGAGCGATTTTGGTTCTCACATTCTTTCTGGTTTAGTCGTTCTTTTGGCACTTACGGGGTACTGGTTGTTAAGTAGTATTTAA